In a genomic window of Pseudomonas putida:
- the msrB gene encoding peptide-methionine (R)-S-oxide reductase MsrB, which yields MEKLEKTLEEWKAMLDPEQYNVCRLKGTERPFSGKYNDSKVDGIYHCICCNEPLFDSKTKFDSGCGWPSFYAPIGDSAMTEIRDVSHGMIRTEVVCSKCDAHLGHVFPDGPPPTGLRYCINSVCLDLVPRK from the coding sequence ATGGAAAAGTTGGAAAAAACCCTGGAAGAATGGAAAGCCATGCTCGACCCCGAGCAGTACAACGTGTGCCGCCTCAAGGGCACCGAGCGCCCGTTCTCCGGTAAATACAACGACAGCAAGGTCGACGGTATCTACCACTGCATCTGCTGCAACGAGCCGCTGTTTGACTCCAAAACCAAGTTCGATTCCGGTTGCGGCTGGCCGAGTTTCTATGCGCCGATTGGCGACAGCGCCATGACCGAAATCCGTGACGTCAGCCACGGCATGATCCGCACCGAAGTGGTCTGCAGCAAATGCGACGCGCACCTGGGTCACGTGTTCCCTGATGGTCCACCGCCGACCGGTCTGCGTTACTGCATCAATTCGGTGTGCCTGGACCTGGTACCACGCAAATAA
- a CDS encoding DODA-type extradiol aromatic ring-opening family dioxygenase: MFPSLYISHGSPMLALEPGASGPALARLAAQMPKPKAIVIVSAHWESHELLVSANPRPETWHDFGGFPRALFEVQYPAPGNPQLAAEVVELLGAAELPARLDPQRPFDHGVWVPLKLMYPQADIPIVQVSLPTRGGPALQTRVGHALNSLRGHDVLLIGSGSITHNLRELDWHAGPETVEPWAKVFRDWMIEKLAANDEAALHDYRQQAPNAVRNHPSDEHLLPLYFARAAGGDFSVAHKGFTMGALGMDIYRFG, encoded by the coding sequence ATGTTCCCCAGCCTGTACATATCCCATGGCTCCCCGATGCTGGCCCTGGAACCCGGAGCCAGCGGGCCGGCTCTCGCCCGTCTCGCGGCGCAAATGCCGAAGCCCAAAGCCATCGTGATTGTTTCCGCGCACTGGGAGAGCCATGAGTTGCTGGTCAGCGCCAATCCCAGACCCGAGACCTGGCACGACTTCGGGGGTTTTCCAAGAGCACTGTTCGAAGTGCAGTACCCCGCGCCCGGCAACCCACAGCTCGCCGCCGAAGTCGTCGAACTGCTTGGCGCCGCAGAACTGCCTGCCCGTCTCGACCCTCAGCGGCCATTCGACCATGGCGTCTGGGTGCCGCTGAAATTGATGTATCCACAGGCCGATATTCCGATTGTCCAGGTGTCCCTGCCGACCCGCGGCGGCCCTGCCTTGCAAACCCGTGTCGGGCATGCGCTAAACAGCCTGCGCGGCCATGACGTGCTGCTGATCGGCTCGGGCAGCATTACCCACAACCTGCGGGAGCTGGACTGGCACGCCGGACCGGAGACTGTCGAACCCTGGGCCAAGGTGTTTCGCGACTGGATGATAGAAAAGCTGGCGGCCAATGATGAAGCGGCCTTGCATGACTATCGCCAGCAAGCGCCAAACGCGGTGCGTAACCACCCCAGCGACGAGCATTTGCTGCCGCTGTACTTTGCCCGTGCCGCAGGGGGAGATTTCAGCGTGGCCCACAAGGGATTCACCATGGGCGCGCTGGGGATGGATATCTACCGTTTCGGCTGA
- a CDS encoding hybrid sensor histidine kinase/response regulator, with amino-acid sequence MDIKFTHRLSYKQARLTVLVGFILGTLLSLLQIGIDYASEDASINREILSLLEISHNPASRIAYNIDAELAQELTLGLLRSPAIIGAKLTDNNGNVLANVKRAGQQSGYRVLSDLLFGADRRFEDRLYLDHLPNESLGVLQLDVDTYSFGYRFLRRAEVTLLNGFARSLILTGILLALFYVMLTKPLVRVIRELSGRDSRSLEPTALECPPGHANDEIGVLVTVANQQFENVATEIQQRRNAENRLTDYLSQLENIVSARTTELKAINARLSQSNQELEMARSTALDMAEARSVFLANMSHEIRTPLNGLLGMIALSLDGPLTAEQQQQLSIAHDSGKVLVELLNDILDLSKFDAGQLELEHIPFDLGSLVEDTANLLSQNAAPSVELTCLIDPQFPALVLGDPTRVRQIVSNLLSNALKFTRFGRVDVRLSTFGEGVRIEVCDTGIGIPQDAQVKIFQPFTQAGAGITRQFGGTGLGLALTYNLCEAMKGRLSISSEAGFGSQFCAELPLPRHTRAVTPSPMRGKVIAITSASSGLSELLSSVLPGWGVEYQQRSIDDPLIGLDPDVLITDCPECLFNLRPAITAPILLVTAYGSFLPSEQVSELAPLQQQARPLARNALYQNLRRVLQPEMTTINETLLDTPSAQRRARVLLVEDNPVNQLVAKGMLGKLGCEVIVAAHGVEALDQLENSEFDLVLMDCNMPVMDGYEASRQIRRSGRWPQLPIVALTANAMSEERERCRAAGMNDYLAKPFRREELASLLDIWIPVTTAP; translated from the coding sequence ATGGATATCAAATTCACCCACCGGCTGTCCTACAAGCAAGCCCGGCTTACCGTGCTGGTGGGGTTTATTCTCGGCACGCTGCTCAGCCTGCTGCAAATAGGCATCGATTATGCCAGCGAAGACGCCTCCATCAACCGTGAAATCCTGTCTTTGCTGGAAATCAGCCACAACCCCGCTTCACGCATCGCCTACAACATCGACGCCGAACTGGCTCAGGAACTGACCCTGGGCCTGCTGCGCTCACCGGCGATCATCGGCGCGAAACTGACCGACAACAACGGCAACGTGCTGGCCAACGTCAAACGCGCCGGCCAGCAAAGCGGCTATCGCGTGCTCAGCGACTTGCTGTTCGGTGCTGACCGGCGGTTCGAGGACCGCCTCTATCTGGACCATCTGCCCAACGAATCCCTCGGCGTTCTGCAACTTGATGTCGACACTTACTCCTTTGGTTATCGATTCCTGCGCCGCGCCGAAGTGACCCTGCTCAACGGCTTTGCCCGCAGCCTGATCCTGACCGGCATCCTGCTGGCGCTGTTCTACGTGATGCTGACCAAGCCGCTGGTGCGGGTGATCCGTGAACTCAGTGGCCGGGATTCGCGCAGCCTCGAACCGACGGCCCTGGAATGCCCACCGGGGCACGCCAACGATGAAATTGGTGTACTGGTGACCGTCGCCAACCAGCAATTCGAGAATGTCGCCACCGAAATCCAGCAACGACGCAACGCGGAAAACCGCCTGACCGATTACCTCAGCCAACTGGAAAACATCGTCTCGGCGCGCACCACCGAACTCAAGGCAATCAACGCCCGGCTCAGCCAATCCAATCAGGAGCTGGAAATGGCCCGCAGTACGGCCCTGGACATGGCCGAAGCGCGCTCCGTATTCCTGGCCAACATGAGCCACGAAATCCGTACCCCCCTCAACGGCCTGCTGGGGATGATCGCGCTGTCACTCGATGGGCCGTTGACTGCCGAGCAACAGCAACAGCTATCCATCGCCCACGACTCAGGCAAGGTGCTGGTGGAATTGCTCAACGATATTCTCGACCTGTCGAAATTCGATGCCGGCCAGCTCGAGCTCGAACATATTCCGTTCGACCTCGGCTCGCTGGTTGAAGACACCGCCAACCTGCTGTCGCAGAACGCCGCGCCAAGTGTCGAGCTGACCTGCCTGATCGATCCGCAGTTTCCGGCCCTGGTGCTCGGCGATCCGACCCGGGTGCGACAGATCGTCAGCAATCTGCTGTCCAATGCTCTCAAGTTCACCCGTTTCGGCCGGGTTGATGTGCGCCTGTCGACCTTCGGCGAGGGCGTCAGAATCGAAGTTTGCGACACCGGCATCGGCATTCCCCAGGACGCCCAGGTCAAGATCTTTCAACCCTTCACCCAGGCGGGCGCCGGGATTACCCGGCAATTCGGCGGTACGGGGCTGGGTCTGGCCCTGACCTACAACCTTTGCGAGGCCATGAAAGGCCGCCTCAGCATCAGTTCGGAAGCCGGTTTCGGCAGCCAGTTCTGTGCGGAACTGCCACTGCCCCGCCATACCCGGGCCGTCACACCGTCGCCCATGAGAGGCAAGGTGATTGCCATTACCTCCGCCAGCAGCGGTCTGTCTGAATTGCTGTCCAGCGTATTGCCCGGCTGGGGCGTGGAATATCAGCAGCGTTCTATTGATGACCCGCTGATCGGCCTGGATCCCGATGTGCTGATTACCGATTGCCCGGAATGCCTGTTCAACCTGCGCCCCGCCATCACCGCACCGATTTTGCTGGTGACCGCCTACGGCAGTTTCCTGCCCAGTGAACAGGTCAGCGAGCTCGCCCCCTTGCAACAACAGGCCCGCCCGCTGGCACGAAATGCGTTGTACCAGAACCTGCGGCGCGTCCTGCAGCCGGAGATGACGACGATCAATGAAACCCTGCTCGACACGCCGTCTGCGCAACGCCGCGCGCGGGTGCTGCTGGTCGAGGACAACCCGGTCAATCAACTGGTGGCAAAGGGCATGCTGGGCAAACTTGGCTGCGAGGTCATCGTTGCCGCCCATGGCGTCGAGGCGCTGGATCAGTTGGAAAACAGCGAGTTCGACCTGGTGTTGATGGACTGCAACATGCCGGTGATGGACGGTTATGAAGCGAGCCGGCAAATCCGTCGCAGCGGGCGCTGGCCACAACTGCCCATCGTTGCCCTGACCGCCAATGCCATGTCCGAGGAGCGCGAGCGTTGCCGCGCGGCGGGCATGAACGACTACCTGGCCAAACCTTTCCGACGCGAAGAGCTCGCTTCCTTGCTGGATATCTGGATCCCCGTCACGACAGCGCCTTGA
- a CDS encoding pyridoxal phosphate-dependent aminotransferase, with translation MQVSKSNKLANVCYDIRGPVLKHAKRLEEEGHRILKLNIGNPAPFGFEAPDEILQDVIRNLPTAQGYSDSKGLFSARKAVMQYYQQKQVEGVGIEDIYLGNGVSELIVMSMQALLNNGDEVLVPAPDYPLWTAAVSLSGGNPVHYLCDEQANWWPDLADIKAKITPNTKALVIINPNNPTGAVYSKEVLLGMLELARQHNLVVFSDEIYDKILYDDAVHICTASLAPDLLCLTFNGLSKSYRVAGFRSGWIAISGPKHHAQSYIEGIDMLANMRLCANVPSQHAIQTALGGYQSINDLVLPPGRLLEQRNRTWELLNDIPGVSCVKPMGALYAFPRIDPKVCPIHNDEKFVLDLLLSEKLLIVQGTAFNWPWPDHFRVVTLPRVDDLEMAIGRIGNFLKSYRQ, from the coding sequence ATGCAGGTCAGCAAATCGAACAAGCTCGCCAACGTCTGCTATGACATTCGCGGCCCGGTGCTCAAGCACGCCAAACGCCTGGAAGAGGAAGGCCATCGCATCCTCAAGCTGAACATCGGCAACCCTGCGCCGTTTGGTTTCGAAGCGCCGGACGAAATCCTCCAGGACGTGATCCGCAACTTGCCGACCGCCCAGGGCTACAGCGATTCCAAGGGCCTGTTCAGCGCGCGCAAGGCCGTCATGCAGTACTACCAGCAGAAGCAGGTCGAGGGTGTCGGCATTGAAGACATCTACCTGGGCAACGGTGTTTCCGAGCTGATCGTGATGTCGATGCAAGCCCTGCTCAACAACGGCGACGAAGTGCTGGTGCCAGCGCCGGACTACCCGTTGTGGACCGCCGCCGTGAGCCTGTCGGGCGGCAATCCGGTGCATTACCTGTGCGACGAACAGGCCAACTGGTGGCCGGACCTGGCTGACATCAAGGCCAAGATCACGCCGAACACCAAGGCGCTGGTGATCATCAACCCGAACAACCCGACCGGCGCGGTGTACTCCAAGGAAGTCCTGCTGGGCATGCTGGAGCTGGCGCGCCAGCACAACCTGGTAGTGTTCTCCGACGAGATCTACGACAAGATCCTGTACGACGACGCCGTGCACATCTGCACCGCCTCCCTGGCCCCGGACCTGCTGTGCCTGACCTTCAACGGCCTGTCCAAATCCTATCGCGTAGCCGGTTTCCGTTCCGGCTGGATCGCCATCTCCGGGCCGAAACACCACGCCCAGAGCTATATCGAAGGCATCGACATGCTGGCCAACATGCGCCTGTGCGCCAACGTGCCGAGCCAGCATGCGATCCAGACCGCACTGGGTGGTTATCAGAGCATCAATGATCTGGTGCTGCCGCCAGGGCGACTGCTTGAACAGCGCAACCGCACCTGGGAATTGCTCAATGACATTCCGGGCGTCAGCTGCGTCAAACCAATGGGTGCGCTGTATGCGTTCCCGCGCATCGATCCGAAAGTCTGCCCGATTCACAACGACGAGAAGTTCGTCCTCGACCTGCTGCTCTCCGAAAAGCTGCTGATCGTGCAGGGTACGGCGTTCAACTGGCCTTGGCCGGACCACTTCCGCGTCGTCACCTTGCCGCGAGTGGATGACCTGGAAATGGCCATCGGACGCATTGGGAACTTCCTCAAGTCCTATCGTCAGTAA
- a CDS encoding MarR family winged helix-turn-helix transcriptional regulator has product MSSLSADSLNLDSQLCFKLYAASRAVIRAYKPMLDQLGLTYPQYLVMLVLWEWQDTVPEQPTVKALGERLALDSGTLTPLLKRLEQLQLVQRQRSVRDEREVHLSLSASGLALRDQVGPLKARLLCDSGVDLDRLNELRDGLDHLLGQIKALS; this is encoded by the coding sequence ATGAGCAGCTTGTCCGCCGACTCGCTGAACCTCGACAGTCAGCTGTGCTTCAAGCTGTACGCTGCATCCCGGGCGGTGATCCGGGCCTACAAGCCGATGCTCGACCAACTGGGCCTGACGTACCCGCAATACCTGGTGATGCTGGTGTTGTGGGAGTGGCAGGACACCGTGCCGGAGCAGCCGACCGTCAAGGCCCTGGGCGAACGCCTGGCGCTGGACTCAGGGACGCTGACGCCATTGCTCAAGCGTCTTGAGCAACTGCAACTGGTGCAGCGTCAACGCTCGGTGCGCGATGAGCGCGAGGTGCACTTGAGCTTGTCTGCCAGTGGCCTGGCACTGCGCGACCAGGTCGGACCGCTGAAGGCCCGGCTGTTGTGCGACAGCGGCGTGGATCTGGATCGCCTGAATGAGCTGCGCGATGGCCTGGATCACCTGTTGGGGCAAATCAAGGCGCTGTCGTGA
- a CDS encoding ATP-binding protein: MDSRLNAFLERADAVLARIEPLLPTPRQAIDWTTCLAARWQREGRSGFLLPLQVSLDMRLSDLIGVDRQVEQLGRNTQQFLDGMPANHALLWGSRGTGKSSLVRALLAEHAQAGLRLIEIERDHLADLPRVVEQIAKLPQRFVLFCDDLSFESGEGDYRVLKSVLDGSLEQAPDNVLLYATSNRRHLVPEKESDNENWKRVDGELHPSEAVEDKIALSDRFGLWLSFYPFTQEHFLNVVEHWIGQLADKAGLAWQRTEELDILAVRWATGRGNRNGRCAYQFARYWVGLKLLEHKA, from the coding sequence GTGGACTCCCGATTGAATGCTTTTCTTGAACGCGCCGATGCGGTTCTGGCCCGTATCGAACCGCTGTTGCCCACCCCTCGGCAAGCCATCGACTGGACAACCTGCCTGGCGGCACGCTGGCAGCGCGAAGGGCGCAGCGGTTTTCTGCTGCCGCTGCAAGTCAGCCTCGACATGCGTCTGTCCGACCTGATCGGCGTCGATCGCCAGGTGGAGCAACTGGGCCGCAACACTCAACAGTTTCTCGACGGCATGCCGGCCAACCACGCCTTGCTCTGGGGTTCGCGCGGTACCGGGAAATCGTCCCTGGTCCGCGCGTTGCTGGCCGAGCATGCCCAGGCGGGCTTGCGTCTGATCGAGATCGAGCGCGACCACCTGGCCGACTTGCCACGGGTCGTCGAGCAGATCGCCAAACTCCCGCAACGTTTCGTGTTGTTCTGCGATGACCTGTCGTTCGAGTCAGGCGAGGGTGATTATCGCGTGCTCAAAAGCGTACTCGACGGCTCCCTCGAACAGGCACCGGACAACGTGTTGCTGTACGCCACTTCCAACCGTCGCCATCTGGTGCCGGAAAAGGAAAGCGATAACGAAAACTGGAAACGGGTCGATGGCGAATTGCACCCGAGTGAAGCGGTGGAAGACAAGATTGCGTTGTCGGATCGCTTCGGTCTGTGGCTGTCGTTCTATCCGTTTACCCAGGAACACTTTCTCAACGTCGTCGAACACTGGATCGGCCAGCTGGCCGACAAGGCCGGCCTTGCGTGGCAGCGCACTGAAGAGCTGGACATCCTCGCGGTGCGCTGGGCTACCGGGCGCGGCAACCGCAACGGACGTTGCGCGTATCAATTTGCCCGCTATTGGGTCGGGCTGAAACTGTTGGAGCACAAGGCATGA
- the htpX gene encoding protease HtpX — MMRILLFLATNLAVVLIASITLSLFGFNGFMAANGVDLNLNQLLIFCAVFGFAGSLFSLFISKWMAKMSTSTQIITQPRTRHEQWLLQTVEQLSREAGIKMPEVGIFPAYEANAFATGWNKNDALVAVSQGLLERFSPDEVKAVLAHEIGHVANGDMVTLALIQGVVNTFVMFFARIIGNFVDKVIFKNEEGQGMAYYVATIFAELVLGILASAIVMWFSRKREFRADEAGANLAGTAAMIGALQRLRAEQGLPVHMPDTLNAFGINGGIKQGLARMFMSHPPLEERIDALARRRG; from the coding sequence ATGATGCGCATCCTGCTGTTCTTGGCCACTAACCTTGCGGTCGTGCTGATTGCCAGCATCACCCTGAGCCTTTTCGGCTTCAACGGGTTCATGGCGGCCAACGGGGTTGATCTGAACCTCAATCAGCTGCTGATTTTCTGTGCGGTCTTTGGTTTCGCCGGTTCCCTGTTCTCGCTGTTCATCTCCAAGTGGATGGCGAAGATGAGCACCAGCACGCAGATCATCACCCAACCACGTACTCGTCACGAGCAATGGCTGCTGCAAACCGTCGAGCAACTGTCCCGTGAAGCCGGGATCAAGATGCCCGAAGTCGGGATTTTCCCGGCCTACGAGGCAAACGCCTTCGCCACCGGCTGGAACAAGAACGATGCTCTGGTCGCGGTCAGCCAGGGCTTGCTCGAACGTTTTTCTCCGGATGAGGTGAAAGCTGTTCTGGCCCACGAAATCGGCCACGTGGCCAATGGCGACATGGTGACCCTGGCGCTGATCCAGGGCGTGGTGAACACCTTCGTGATGTTCTTTGCACGGATCATCGGCAACTTCGTCGACAAGGTGATCTTCAAGAATGAAGAAGGCCAGGGCATGGCCTACTACGTGGCAACCATCTTTGCCGAACTGGTCCTGGGTATCCTGGCCAGTGCCATCGTCATGTGGTTCTCGCGCAAACGGGAATTCCGCGCCGATGAAGCCGGAGCCAACCTGGCCGGCACCGCCGCAATGATTGGCGCCTTGCAGCGCCTGCGTGCGGAACAGGGTCTGCCAGTGCACATGCCCGACACCCTGAACGCCTTTGGCATCAACGGTGGCATCAAACAGGGGCTGGCACGCATGTTCATGAGCCACCCGCCGCTGGAAGAGCGCATCGATGCACTGGCGCGTCGCCGGGGCTGA
- a CDS encoding thiopurine S-methyltransferase — translation MQPEFWHKKWASNQIGFHLPHVNPHLKRFWQQLDLEDGARVLVPLCGKSLDLLWLAHQGHEVLGIELSEKAVEDFFAEHGFDPAISEQGPFKVYRAGSIELWCGDFFALTAGDVADCSALYDRAALIALPQAMRERYAEHLKRILPRESSGLLITLDYDQEQMPGPPFAVLDDEVQRLFAASWVLKVLEDQDVLSESGKFLEAGVTRLEERVYRVSSR, via the coding sequence ATGCAGCCGGAGTTTTGGCACAAGAAATGGGCGTCGAATCAGATCGGTTTTCACCTGCCGCATGTGAACCCTCATCTGAAACGGTTCTGGCAACAGCTGGATCTGGAGGACGGGGCTCGGGTGTTGGTGCCGCTGTGTGGCAAGAGCCTGGATCTGTTGTGGCTGGCTCATCAGGGGCATGAAGTCCTGGGAATCGAGCTGTCGGAGAAAGCCGTGGAGGATTTCTTCGCCGAACATGGCTTCGATCCCGCCATCAGCGAACAGGGGCCGTTCAAGGTCTACCGGGCAGGTTCGATTGAGCTGTGGTGCGGGGATTTCTTTGCGCTGACTGCCGGTGATGTGGCTGATTGCTCCGCGCTTTATGACCGTGCCGCGCTGATTGCATTGCCGCAGGCGATGCGCGAGCGCTATGCGGAGCATTTGAAACGGATATTGCCCAGGGAGTCCAGTGGGCTGTTGATCACGCTCGATTACGACCAGGAACAAATGCCCGGACCGCCATTTGCCGTGCTCGATGATGAAGTGCAGCGGTTGTTTGCAGCTTCGTGGGTGTTGAAGGTGCTTGAGGACCAGGATGTCCTGAGCGAGAGCGGGAAGTTTCTGGAGGCTGGTGTAACGCGGCTTGAAGAGCGGGTTTATCGGGTTTCCAGTCGCTGA
- a CDS encoding glutathione peroxidase, producing the protein MSDNLLSIPCTTIKGEQKTLADFAGKAVLVVNTASKCGFTPQYKGLEELWQTYKDQGLVVLGFPCNQFGKQEPGNEGAISEFCELNYGVSFPLFKKIEVNGTGAHPLFVQLKKRAPGVLGSQGIKWNFTKFLIGKDGQLVKRFAPATKPQDLAGEIEALLK; encoded by the coding sequence ATGAGCGACAACCTGCTGAGCATCCCTTGCACGACCATCAAAGGCGAGCAAAAGACCCTGGCGGACTTCGCCGGCAAAGCCGTGTTGGTGGTGAACACCGCCAGCAAATGCGGTTTCACTCCGCAATACAAAGGCCTCGAAGAGTTGTGGCAGACCTACAAGGATCAGGGGCTGGTGGTTCTTGGTTTCCCCTGCAACCAGTTCGGCAAGCAGGAGCCGGGCAACGAAGGCGCCATCAGCGAGTTCTGCGAACTGAACTACGGCGTCAGCTTCCCACTGTTCAAGAAGATCGAAGTCAACGGCACCGGCGCCCATCCGCTGTTCGTGCAACTGAAAAAGCGTGCCCCTGGCGTGCTGGGCTCCCAGGGCATCAAGTGGAACTTCACCAAATTCCTGATCGGCAAGGACGGCCAACTGGTCAAGCGATTCGCTCCGGCGACCAAACCGCAGGACCTGGCCGGCGAGATCGAAGCGCTGCTCAAATGA
- a CDS encoding DEAD/DEAH box helicase, producing MTQEIGGFAALELHPNIVAAVVATGYEEPSAIQQQSIPIILAGHDMIGQAQTGTGKTAAFALPILHRIDPSKREPQALILAPTRELALQVATAFETYAKQMPGVTVVAVYGGAPMGPQLKAIRNGAQIVVATPGRLCDHLRRDEKVLQTVNHLVLDEADEMLKLGFMDDLEVIFKAMPETRQTVLFSATLPQSIRAIAERHLRDPKHVKIQSKTQTVTAIEQAHLLVHADQKTSAVLSLLEVEDFDALIMFVRTKQATLDLASALEAKGYKAAALNGDIAQNQRERVIDSLKDGRLDIVVATDVAARGLDVPRITHVFNVDMPYDPESYVHRIGRTGRAGREGRALLLVTPRERRMLQVIERVTGQKVAEVRLPDAQAVLDARIKKLTNSLSPLVADAESTHGDLLDRLTADIGCSPRALAAALLRKATNGQALNLAAIEKERPLVPNSAPRGDRPERSGDRPERGDRERRAPMPLAEGRARCRTALGARDGIAAKNLLGAILNEGGLAREAIGRIQVRDSFSLVELPEDGLEKLLTKLKDTRVAGKQLKLRRYRED from the coding sequence ATGACCCAGGAAATCGGCGGCTTCGCCGCTCTTGAACTTCATCCCAATATTGTCGCTGCAGTAGTCGCTACCGGCTATGAAGAGCCTTCGGCCATTCAGCAGCAGTCGATCCCGATCATCCTCGCCGGTCACGATATGATTGGTCAGGCGCAAACCGGTACCGGTAAAACCGCTGCCTTTGCCCTGCCTATCCTGCACCGCATTGATCCGTCCAAGCGCGAGCCGCAAGCTCTGATCCTGGCCCCAACCCGTGAGTTGGCGCTGCAAGTTGCAACCGCTTTCGAAACCTACGCCAAGCAAATGCCGGGCGTGACTGTTGTGGCTGTCTACGGCGGCGCGCCGATGGGCCCACAATTGAAAGCAATCCGTAATGGCGCACAGATCGTTGTCGCCACTCCGGGCCGTCTGTGCGACCACCTGCGTCGCGACGAAAAAGTGCTGCAGACCGTGAACCACCTGGTTCTCGACGAAGCAGACGAAATGCTCAAGCTGGGCTTCATGGACGACCTGGAAGTCATCTTCAAGGCCATGCCGGAAACCCGTCAGACCGTATTGTTCTCGGCCACCTTGCCGCAGTCGATCCGTGCCATCGCCGAGCGCCACCTGCGCGATCCGAAGCACGTGAAGATCCAGAGCAAGACCCAGACCGTTACCGCGATCGAGCAGGCTCACCTGCTGGTTCACGCTGACCAGAAGACTTCTGCCGTTCTCAGCTTGCTGGAAGTGGAAGATTTCGATGCGCTGATCATGTTCGTGCGTACCAAACAAGCGACCCTGGACCTGGCCAGCGCCCTGGAAGCCAAAGGCTACAAAGCCGCTGCGCTGAACGGTGACATTGCCCAGAACCAGCGTGAGCGCGTGATCGACTCCCTCAAGGATGGCCGTCTGGACATCGTTGTGGCGACCGACGTTGCTGCCCGTGGCCTGGACGTACCGCGCATCACTCACGTATTCAACGTTGACATGCCGTACGATCCGGAATCCTACGTTCACCGTATCGGCCGTACCGGCCGTGCCGGTCGCGAAGGTCGTGCGCTGCTGCTGGTGACTCCACGTGAGCGCCGCATGCTGCAAGTGATCGAGCGTGTTACCGGTCAGAAGGTTGCTGAAGTTCGCCTGCCGGACGCTCAAGCCGTTCTGGATGCTCGCATCAAGAAACTGACCAACAGCCTGTCGCCGCTGGTAGCTGACGCCGAGTCGACCCACGGTGATCTGCTTGATCGCCTGACCGCCGACATCGGTTGCAGCCCACGTGCCCTGGCCGCCGCCCTGCTGCGCAAGGCAACCAACGGTCAAGCGTTGAACCTGGCCGCTATCGAGAAAGAGCGTCCACTGGTGCCGAACAGCGCGCCACGTGGTGATCGTCCAGAGCGTTCCGGTGATCGTCCTGAGCGTGGTGACCGCGAGCGTCGTGCTCCGATGCCGCTGGCCGAAGGTCGTGCTCGCTGCCGTACCGCGCTGGGTGCGCGTGATGGCATCGCTGCCAAGAACCTGCTGGGCGCCATCCTCAACGAAGGTGGCCTGGCGCGTGAAGCCATCGGTCGCATCCAGGTGCGTGACAGCTTCAGCCTCGTCGAGCTGCCGGAAGATGGCCTGGAGAAGTTGCTGACCAAGCTGAAGGACACTCGCGTTGCCGGTAAGCAGCTGAAACTGCGTCGCTACCGCGAAGATTGA
- a CDS encoding crotonase/enoyl-CoA hydratase family protein: MKELDASRVSREKRGHVLLIGLDRVAKRNAFDMDLLNGLSLAYGEFEADSEARVAVVFGHGEHFTAGLDLASASAALSEGWQAPPGGCDPWGVFAGPRVSKPVIVAAQGYCLTIGIELMLAADINLCASNTRFAQMEVQRGIFPFGGATLRLHQVAGWGNAMRWMLTGDEFDAHDALHLGLVQEVMASEDLLPRAIELAERIARQAPLGVQATLMSARQARYEGETAAAQGLPALVKKLLSSEDAREGVRSLVERRPGVFKGC; this comes from the coding sequence ATGAAAGAGCTCGACGCCAGCCGTGTGAGCCGTGAAAAACGCGGTCATGTCCTGTTGATCGGCCTGGATCGGGTCGCCAAGCGCAACGCCTTCGACATGGACCTGCTCAACGGATTGAGCCTGGCCTACGGCGAGTTCGAAGCCGACAGCGAGGCAAGGGTGGCGGTGGTCTTCGGTCATGGTGAGCATTTCACCGCCGGCCTGGATCTGGCGAGCGCCAGCGCGGCCCTGAGCGAAGGCTGGCAGGCACCGCCCGGCGGCTGCGATCCGTGGGGCGTATTTGCCGGCCCCAGGGTCAGCAAACCGGTGATCGTCGCCGCCCAGGGCTACTGCCTGACCATTGGCATCGAACTGATGCTGGCCGCCGATATCAACCTCTGCGCCAGCAACACCCGCTTCGCCCAGATGGAAGTGCAGCGCGGCATTTTTCCCTTCGGCGGCGCCACCTTGCGATTGCACCAGGTGGCCGGGTGGGGCAATGCCATGCGCTGGATGCTGACCGGTGATGAGTTCGATGCCCACGACGCCTTGCACCTGGGTCTGGTGCAGGAAGTCATGGCCAGCGAGGATTTGCTGCCACGGGCGATCGAGCTGGCCGAGCGAATTGCCCGACAAGCACCGCTGGGGGTTCAGGCCACCTTGATGTCCGCGCGGCAAGCACGCTATGAAGGGGAAACCGCCGCAGCCCAGGGGTTGCCGGCGCTGGTGAAGAAATTGCTGAGCAGTGAAGATGCGCGGGAGGGGGTTCGGTCGCTGGTGGAGCGGCGGCCCGGGGTTTTCAAGGGTTGTTGA